In Zingiber officinale cultivar Zhangliang chromosome 1A, Zo_v1.1, whole genome shotgun sequence, a genomic segment contains:
- the LOC122038469 gene encoding uncharacterized protein LOC122038469, producing the protein MDRDQEPDAKDHAPPAEVEPVEVAGEEGIDGEKNEYLKEEVQAVCWPSHLPLPEAPDGLTKARSIGPDEERHPIDRSVSLNSTFGAVDVATLTKFIRDRSSVFSAAIAKRVSSLKESPPVDGNSGPTALVTEFHLPGLKVVVRVKGEDERADAEGEPKGCEIKGRVSFFSRSGCRDCGAVRSFFRERGIPYVEINLDVFPERDRELVERTGSGAVPAIFFNETLLGGLVALNSMRNSGEFDRRLQKMAGGRCPETAPRIPVYGFDDEEELERERPDAMVAEARILRQRLPIQDRITRMKLVKNCFTGADMVEALIGHLDCGRKKAVEIGKELARKHFIHHVFRENDFEDGNNHFYRFLEHEPAIPRCFNFRGSTNDNEPKPIQIVGQKLTKLMQAILEAFASDDRCHLDYGGIGASEEFRRYVNLVQDLQRIDIFSLSADEKMAFFLNLYNAMVIHAIIRIGQPGMIDRRAFFTDFQYIIGGYPYSLSSIKNGILRSNRRQPYSLVKPFSTGDKRLELAPAKVNPLIHFGLCNGTHSSPSVRFFSAQGVEVELRYAAREFFVHGGVEVDLEKRVVHLSRVFKWYSSDFGQEKDILEWILSYLDASKAGLLTHLLNDGGPIKISYQNFDWSLNC; encoded by the exons ATGGATCGGGATCAGGAACCAGATGCCAAAGATCATGCGCCTCCGGCGGAGGTGGAGCCGGTGGAGGTCGCAGGCGAAGAGGGGATCGACGGAGAGAAGAATGAGTACCTGAAGGAGGAGGTGCAGGCCGTCTGTTGGCCCTCCCATCTTCCGCTTCCAGAGGCCCCGGATGGGCTTACCAAGGCGCGGTCCATCGGGCCGGACGAGGAGCGCCACCCCATCGACCGATCCGTCTCCCTCAACTCCACTTTCGGAGCCGTCGACGTTGCTACGCTAACTAAGTTCATCCGCGACAGGAGCAGCGTCTTCTCCGCCGCCATCGCGAAGCGGGTCTCCTCCTTGAAGGAGTCGCCGCCGGTCGACGGCAACAGCGGCCCTACTGCACTCGTCACCGAGTTTCATCTCCCCGGCCTCAAGGTCGTAGTGCGGGTCAAAGGAGAGGACGAGCGGGCGGACGCAGAGGGTGAACCAAAAGGCTGTGAGATCAAGGGCCGGGTCAGCTTCTTCTCCCGCTCCGGCTGCCGTGACTGCGGCGCCGTCCGGTCGTTCTTCCGCGAACGTGGCATCCCTTATGTGGAGATCAACTTGGACGTGTTTCCGGAGAGGGATCGGGAGCTCGTGGAGCGGACGGGGAGCGGCGCCGTGCCAGCGATCTTCTTCAACGAGACGTTGCTTGGAGGACTAGTGGCGCTCAACTCGATGCGGAATAGCGGGGAGTTCGATCGGCGTTTGCAGAAGATGGCCGGCGGGCGGTGCCCGGAGACGGCGCCACGGATTCCTGTTTACGGATTCGACGACGAGGAGGAACTGGAGAGGGAGCGGCCTGACGCGATGGTTGCGGAGGCGCGAATTCTTCGGCAGCGCCTCCCGATCCAGGACCGGATCACCAGGATGAAGCTCGTCAAGAACTGCTTCACCGGCGCCGATATGGTCGAAGCCCTCATCGGCCACCTTGACTGCGGCCGTAAGAAG GCGGTTGAGATTGGTAAAGAGCTTGCCAGGAAGCACTTCATACATCATGTATTCCG GGAGAATGACTTCGAGGATGGGAATAATCATTTCTACCGTTTCCTTGAGCATGAACCAGCAATTCCTAGATGCTTCAACTTCCGGGGATCAACAAATGATAATGAACCCAAGCCAATTCAAATTGTTGGCCAAAAGCTTACTAAGCTAATGCAAGCAATACTTGAAGCATTTGCATCTGATGACAGATGCCATTTGGACTATGGTGGTATAGGTGCCAGTGAGGAGTTTCGAAG ATATGTTAATCTGGTCCAAGATCTGCAACGGATTGATATTTTCAGCCTTTCAGCCGATGAGAAGATGGCTTTCTTCTTGAACTTGTATAATGCAATGGTCATCCATGCAATCATCAGGATTGGCCAACCAGGGATGATTGACAGGAGGGCCTTCTTTACTGACTTCCAGTATATAATCGGAGGCTATCCTTATTCGCTTTCCTCTATTAAGAATGGTATCCTCCGTTCAAACAGAAGGCAGCCTTACTCGTTAGTCAAGCCATTCAGTACTGGTGACAAGAGGCTAGAG TTGGCTCCTGCCAAGGTGAATCCTTTGATCCATTTTGGCTTATGCAATGGAACCCATTCAAGTCCGAGCGTAAGGTTCTTCTCTGCCCAAGGGGTTGAAGTTGAACTTCGATATGCTGCAAGGGAGTTCTTTGTTCATGGTGGTGTGGAGGTGGATCTTGAGAAGAGGGTTGTCCATCTTAGCAGGGTCTTCAAATG GTATAGCTCAGACTTTGGACAAGAAAAAGATATCCTTGAGTGGATATTGAGCTACCTTGATGCAAGCAAAGCTGGCCTTTTGACTCATCTTCTGAACGATGGAGGTCCTATTAAAATATCCTACCAAAATTTTGATTGGTCCTTAAACTGTTGA